The Brassica napus cultivar Da-Ae chromosome C7, Da-Ae, whole genome shotgun sequence genomic interval GAGTTGAAAGTAGATGGGTTTGGCCGAGAAACTTGGTTCCCTGAATAATGGTTGGTATAGTGATCGAAGAAGTCGCCATTAGACAAAGAAAAGTTTTGAGGTGAAGTAAGGAAAGATAGGAAGAAGGCCTTGCTGCTATACTGACCACATATCATATGATGATTCCAGTTAAGATGAGAGATGTATCTCTATTTCCACTTGTTGGATCTGTTCCGGTTTATGCGTAACCGGATGGTTTTGCTTCGAACTGGAGTTAGATACATTGGGCCTAATTACATTATAATGGGCCTTAGCTACAAATTGTGAAgtacatattttgtttttgttaattaaaaaggCTGCGAGACAAGATTACAGGATAGAGCATTTATTCGGTCAACGACACTAATAATTGGCATCTCATACTCCCAAGTCATCATCATTACACACCCAGTTTTTGTCATAGGCTGTTCCATTTACACATTATCACTACCAAATGCTTATTAGTTGGCAACTTCTGTCACCTAAAGATTCGATATGTAAAAGcataagatttataaaataaaagtttcagAAACATTAATTTTCATGATTAACTACCTAACTTATCGGAAGGATCGatcaaataacaaaaatctcGAATTACTTGGctaatagtataaattaagggcaaatctccaaaatagcacatttttatgtttatatcacaaaaatagcactcaaaaactaaaatgaccaaaatagcacatttctaagtttatcctttgaaattttttttttttttatttttcaatatttaaaatgttatcctcaaaacctcatttctcaactctaaaccctaaattctaaactctaaaccctaaaccctaaactttaaaccctaaactctaaaccctaaaccctaaaccctaaaccataaaccctaaaccctaaaatctaaaccctaaaccctaaaccctaaaccctaaaccccaccctttaactttaaaccttaagtttgtgacttttgataaaacattaagtgctatttttgtgacttttgactttgagtgatagtttgggaacataaacttgatttagtgctatttttgtctttttttttaaatattaacgTAGAAACTGCAACAAATGCCCCCATGTGGATATATAGCTTTCCGCGTGCAACCTAAGGTTAAAACTGTCTTTTCGAGGTAAGCTTGCGTTGCGTTAATgcttaaacccaaaccaaaattgggtgaaaaaaaaaaacactttaccCTTAAAAGAACAGAAAACACAACAGTTTCGTGTTTCAACCTCTCCTTCGAATCAAATCAGGTATAAGCAAAGTTGTCGATCTTTTgttatatttctaattttcaGAAGTTGTTTGTTTGGGTTTATTCTTTGCTTAATCATTATGTAGATTTTATTGGAGATTATATGAACTTAATTAATTAAGAAGAGTTCCTTTTCATCTGCTTCGTTCTTTTTCCTGGTGAAGTGGAATTGTTAGAATTGGTATTGaaagatatataatttgtttttttggtttttaatcatCAGTGAAGAATAAGAAACTCTACTTTTGATTAGATTCCTTTCTTTGTGATGTCACTTCTAGATTGGATCTAATTCAAGTGTTGTTCATGGAGTAGTAAAACTCACAGAATGTAGATTATTAGTTCATGCTCCAAAtgaatagtctttttttttttcgtttggatgcagactctctctctctctcttgcggAATCTTTGTTAGAGTTCAAACCTATGGGTGATGGTACTCCCAGGAAATTAAATATCTTAACTGATCACTTTACTGTACCTACTCCCACCACCGAAGCTGCTCAAGAGGACTCTCCTTCTTCTCCATCATCTTCTCACCCCAAAGAAGATATTAACATTTCTTCAAGGTAACGTGTTAGCGCATAAGTAATGCTATTAAAAGTTCGAGACTTTGAGCTGTCATCTTTTGTTTTGAAGTAGGTCTCATAGTCAAGGCCAGTCCAGTACTCGCAGGAAACTGAAAAGAGCAGCACATATGCTGAATCTCTTCTCTCTTCGCCGGCTGCCTTGGGTTTCTGATGGTCAAGAAAAGGTTCCATTCGTCACACCTTCCTTCcttccttgttttttttttttgtttcaagagAATAGTTTCCCCATTATCATAGCTTATTGGGCAGGTAGAGCTATCAGCAGTAGAGTTAGAGTCACTTAGATCAGAACTATCTGAGTTAGAAGAAAGAGAATCTTACCTCAAAGCACAGTAAGTTGTGACATAATATATAGCAGTATTGTTACCTTTACTCAGATCAAACCCACCCATCTTCTTTTGTTGCATAGGTTGGAACATGTGGATGAAGTCTTGCGCTCTGCTCGTTTATCTGGCTATCTCTTTATCCGTAGTGTAAGGAGGCTCTTACTCCATGAGACTCACAGTAGTGTGTATTATTCTTGTTGACAATCTCTGTTTTAACTTTCAGCGGTGGGAAGCTCTACCTGGTGAACCACCTCCGCTAGACGATGCAGAAGTAGATGACTGGCTTCCTCGATTCGTCGTCCTTCAAGGACCTTGTCTCTTCTTCTACTTATTATCTACTGGTaagttaattttcattttaaacgATCTTTTGTTTCAAACgtgaatttatttttgaatctcTCTCTTTATTTGTAGATTTGAGCCCTCAAGATTCGACATTGCTAGCGGATATCGTTGAAGTTGGTTCGTTGCCAAGCTACACTAGAGAGTTCGATGAAACCCATCATTGCTTTTATATCTTAACCCGTCAAGGTCTAAGGTTCGAGTGCTCAAGCACTTCTAAAACACAGGTCAGGTGATACACCAAATAGATATAACATCTTTTTAACACACTTGTTGGTTGTTTAGAGATcctgaaacattttttaatgGCTATTTTAGGTGGATTCGTGGTTGTCGGTATTGCGACATGATTGTAGGTTTGTGCCAGAAGAAAGGTTACCAGATGGATCAAGCGAAACTGCTGGAGGGGATTGAAGATTGTTTCACACTTTAGCTGCTGCTCTGtgatagttttcatttttttctaatgTATATAATATGCTTTTTCTTAAGATGTAGTTAGAATTCACGTCATTGAAAAATTCTTTTACTCAACTGGTGATTATAAACATCATAACTTATGTGGCTTTGTTGTGGAGTTACTGATTTGGGCAGAATAAGAACTTTGAGGAGGACTCTAGATTTGCAATCATGAAAGAGCCAGAAGATTTTACTTGCTAAAAAAACcactaatatatatagtttgtatATTCTTGTCAAAGCACTAATGCAGTTCTTTGTGAATATATATGGCTTACTTTCGTATCTTGAAAATGCATCTGACAAAGAAATCTACGTTATAATAGGGCAGTTGAAATGCGACACGTCAGCGATATGTGGgtcccatttttaaaaattgtgaaaaagtgtcaagccTGTAATTCGAACTCGGGTTATTGAGATCTAAGCAACAATATTTATACCACTGAgctaaaggatactttgtacattgattaccgaaactaatatatatttatcaaggATTTCTTATAGTGGATCCCACACATAACTGTAATGTTTCAATACTCacgtgtaactttgatcatcaAAACCTATTTAGTAAAATCTGCATTCTGGCCCAATAAAACTTAAAAGTGGGCTAAATCTCTTTTGTATGTATCTAGGATTTTTATAGTACTCTTTTTCCACCGATAAACCAAAGCGTTACCCTTTtagcttatcaaaaaaaattatgaaactttTCATCTTCACCTCTCTATATCTCCAACGATCAGTTATGGTACCGTTTCACCTCTGAAACGATCCGTCTCAGTATATATAATTCCTCAAACAAACCTTGAGACCCATATCTCTTATTAAATTACTTCTAAATTGAACTGTCACAGCTTTTAGCCAACCTTCGAAGATGTCAGCCTCCAGTGTTGTTGTTGCTTAATCGGTCGTTGTCCCCGCCACCTTTCTCCGCCGAGAACATAGTACCCAGGAAAAGGTATTGACAATTTGACTTTCTATGgaatactatataccatatttgtttaatcaattctcaagctatcagttTTAATACTTTAAGCGTATGTTTCTCTGGGCAGAATTCCGAGATCCATGGTTCTATCCCAGTTCGTGTGAATCACTACCATCCATCGCTACGATAGGGGGTCGATCGTGAAAGTTGATTGATCGCTTTGAAGTTGTCCGATTAACTAATATGATGTAAACTATGTTCTGATGGGCTATAACGGAAAGTTATTTGATTGCTATGACTAACAGAGGCTGCAAGGCTGGGTACGTCCCAGGCGGAGCTGAAGGACGGTACAACTAGAGCGCCTATTGTCTGGTTTTTGTCGTGCCAACGTGCTATGGAACTTAAGCCTTCCTAGGAGAATCCACCAAGACAACAGGTACCAccaatatgtaaatttttttatgtttgtggtgtGGTTCGACTCAAGATTGAAACTTTTGCTGATGAAATAATGATTTTGTGGATGCATGTCAATTAGATTTACGAGGCTACAAACTGTTCACTGTACATTGGCAGGGAAAAAATGACCATGTATGGTTCAGTTGTAACACAGGTGTGGTGCAATGGGGATGGACATGGTACCCAAAGGTGTGCATAATGTTATTGAGTTCCTCAGCGATGATTCCCCTGATATGGATGTGATCGGAATCTCTGGTGAATTCCTTTTGTAtgttattggtttgattttaaaacaatgCCTTTTAGCTTAGTGTCATCTTGAGActtaaaaacttgaaatttattggtcagataacttcttctccgacATTAACAAACCTGCTGCGGTGAACTGCATCGAGGGACATGACAGTATTTAGAAGAGAGAGATAGGGAACAAGGTGTTGAAAACGAGTGTGTCTGGCTTGGTGGAGCTCAATATACTCAAGAACCTCACCGTCTATGTTGTTGCAGGCTCTCTAGGTCGATTCAAATCTCATGCCAGCAACATAGTGTTTGATGTATTCATAGCTACTTGCCAAGATCCAGCCCAAAACATAAAGAGCTCTCAAATTGATGGAAGCCATTAATAGCAATCACCGTACCTTCACTATCTCCACCATCACTGAAGATACCATCATAGAGAACCATGGCAAGGTTGTTTAATTTTACTTGTCATCACGTTCATGTATTTCAGGAGCACAGTGAGAACATTCTTCCAAGCAGTGAAGGTGACGTAGGATTGGCAGCATCATCGGGCCCGTCTGTTTTGGGAGACAAGGTCGATGAAGAATGTGCTGCAGCAGATCCTCCAGAGATTTCAGACGCTCAGAACAACCGCAAGCGCTGCCGTGAGTGATTggaaatatgtattatattcCTATCAGCCCATCAACGTCTTTtctatgcatttttaaaaactgctattatctttgttttccatcataaactttgaatattttttccCTTGCATGTTTTCTCTGTTCggatattttatttctattttggaTTATTAATGAAACGTCGACGGGTTCTAACTCATAAAAGATTTGTCAGtggtgtattttttttgtttacctatttctgacattttttttgtccaccataaactatttttaacaaaatcgagtaaaactctaaaaataaataattttgcaaccgtataattttagaaatttttctaaagttattaatttttttttaaaaaataggttattacaattctatattttgaaattaatttaggtaaaataagaaaataatttaatttattgtttgataaattgtttaatttttgaattcaaattttaatatttgttccttacactatttgttttatatactaaCAACTACCTAAGTAAATATTAAACAACTTCATAAACTTTATCTTTTGAACATGAAAGCGCTAATAAAGCTAATGGTCGATCAAATCATTACGAAAATAATGCATATGAATTCGCCGGTCAttcttatataaacttaatCAAACTATGTGACTTCCAAATGTTATGTTCATCACCATTATATATAACACGGAAAaacaaaagtgaaaaaaaataaacgacAAAATCCCGTACACAAAACTACACAACGATCAATAACTTATCCggctccgcgcttgcgcgggggctATACCCCTAGTAAATATATAGTTTGTAGATTGGAGGTTCTATTCGTTTGTCTAACTGAAGCTAATGTCACATCTTTATGTTTGGTTAATATAATTATGTTAGGCATCAGTTCTCAAAATTGGGGGTGTAGCTCATATGGTAGAGCGCTCGCTTCGCATGCGAGAGGCACAGGGTTCGATTCCCCGCACCTCCATTTCGTTTGTTTTTGCACTTCCTCTAATTTCTAGCGTTTTATTGTTTTAGTGGGCCTCACTCAGTTAATTGAGGCGGAAGAAATTGGGAGCTTCTTCTCGCTTTCCCTTTGCCTCTGCTAATCTCCACTTTTCGTCTTTTCCAAGATGGaaagtaattaatttttcaaaaaaaaaaaaaggatggaAAGTAATTACGTAAGGAAGTAATAAAATACAAGTTAACTAAAAtaccaaacaaaatatttacGTTTCCTTGTGTTCATTACCCATAAAATATCACAAATATTCTGGTGGCTAAAGATTTTGTTACTTTGTAAGAGCATCTGCATTCACACagttttagaaaaacaaaaaaaatattaaaataaacaaaagcaaTGAACCTGCCTCTTGGGAGTTCACTGCACTGAATCCGGATCATCATTGTAGCGCGGATCCCACGACACGTGGAGGTCCGCGATTGGTccgattaataaatttttttttttttaaacaaaaatcaaacagaaaaaataataataaaaacatacttTGTGAACCCTTTTGATGAGATTCACTAATGCTGATGCTCTTCCAATGCCTGTATATATACGGCCATCTTCTTCATTGAATAAAGGAGAGTATTCAAAGTAAATCACAGAACATTTGAAATAACAATAGTTGCCCCttaaatctttataaatattATGGCCCCGGGCCCTAAGAGCACCCTCAACCCAAATACCCAACTTGggtttcttattttaattttttttttttttttttttgctgatttaaaaaaaaaaaaaaaaaatgaaccaatcgcgggctgccacgtgtcagtggggcccgCGAAACAGTACAAAAAACGTCCCTTATTTCGGGACAGAAGACACGGTCTCAACACTTTTGGTGGGGCCCACACCACCTTTTCCCCTTAAAAACCCACCTTGCATACCCCTTTAATCCTGCTCTAAGTACCATCGAGAAGCGGCTAAAGACTTCAACCTAACTCCATTAGCTTTAATTTACCGTCACGGTCATTTACTTATTCAAAGACCAAACTGctcttttgtttttagtttgacTTGATCAACTTTATTTTCGGATTTAACTCAATATATTGTACATGTCATGAAGCTATCTCATATATGTCGCTTGTATATCAATCGTTTTCATACAGTGGCCGATCCCATAATAGTTATTAGTTATATAACATACACTTCCTTTTCAATATAAGTTTCTATACTGATTTTTTGGGGACTGCTTCAAATTAAAACCaaataatatttgataatttgGAACGTCACTCAATTTGATAACGAGCTACTGTTAGTAGCTAAACAAATCAACAAGCACTTATGACTTATCCCTTAAATGTCTCCTGATCCAATAAGAAAAACACATCCATATGTTcttgctaatttttttttggactgCAAACGTCTGTTCTAGCTAGCTTATCCCCTATGCTTCCACGTTATATTACCAAATTCTGGCTCATTTAGCTATAATGtagtttattttcatataataaaaGGTTTCAACCTGGTTGGCAAAAAAAGGGTTTCAACCGAACTAACATTTACTGATTTACATCTATACCTATCCCTTGATTTCTTGGAAAATATATTCACGAGACATGTATGAGAagtataactgaaaacagaaaaggtgttaaagaaaataatacacGTTTCG includes:
- the BNACNNG69550D gene encoding uncharacterized protein BNACNNG69550D isoform X1, whose amino-acid sequence is MLKPKPKLGEKKKHFTLKRTENTTVSCFNLSFESNQTLSLSLAESLLEFKPMGDGTPRKLNILTDHFTVPTPTTEAAQEDSPSSPSSSHPKEDINISSSRSHSQGQSSTRRKLKRAAHMLNLFSLRRLPWVSDGQEKVELSAVELESLRSELSELEERESYLKAQLEHVDEVLRSARLSGYLFIRSRWEALPGEPPPLDDAEVDDWLPRFVVLQGPCLFFYLLSTDLSPQDSTLLADIVEVGSLPSYTREFDETHHCFYILTRQGLRFECSSTSKTQVRWIRGCRYCDMIVGLCQKKGYQMDQAKLLEGIEDCFTL
- the BNACNNG69550D gene encoding uncharacterized protein BNACNNG69550D isoform X2; translated protein: MLKPKPKLGEKKKHFTLKRTENTTVSCFNLSFESNQTLSLSLAESLLEFKPMGDGTPRKLNILTDHFTVPTPTTEAAQEDSPSSPSSSHPKEDINISSRSHSQGQSSTRRKLKRAAHMLNLFSLRRLPWVSDGQEKVELSAVELESLRSELSELEERESYLKAQLEHVDEVLRSARLSGYLFIRSRWEALPGEPPPLDDAEVDDWLPRFVVLQGPCLFFYLLSTDLSPQDSTLLADIVEVGSLPSYTREFDETHHCFYILTRQGLRFECSSTSKTQVRWIRGCRYCDMIVGLCQKKGYQMDQAKLLEGIEDCFTL
- the BNACNNG69550D gene encoding uncharacterized protein BNACNNG69550D isoform X3, whose amino-acid sequence is MLKPKPKLGEKKKHFTLKRTENTTVSCFNLSFESNQTLSLSLAESLLEFKPMGDGTPRKLNILTDHFTVPTPTTEAAQEDSPSSPSSSHPKEDINISSSRSHSQGQSSTRRKLKRAAHMLNLFSLRRLPWVSDGQEKVELSAVELESLRSELSELEERESYLKAQLEHVDEVLRSARLSGYLFIRSRWEALPGEPPPLDDAEVDDWLPRFVVLQGPCLFFYLLSTDLSPQDSTLLADIVEVGSLPSYTREFDETHHCFYILTRQGLRFECSSTSKTQVDSWLSVLRHDCRFVPEERLPDGSSETAGGD
- the BNACNNG69550D gene encoding uncharacterized protein BNACNNG69550D isoform X4, with amino-acid sequence MLKPKPKLGEKKKHFTLKRTENTTVSCFNLSFESNQTLSLSLAESLLEFKPMGDGTPRKLNILTDHFTVPTPTTEAAQEDSPSSPSSSHPKEDINISSRSHSQGQSSTRRKLKRAAHMLNLFSLRRLPWVSDGQEKVELSAVELESLRSELSELEERESYLKAQLEHVDEVLRSARLSGYLFIRSRWEALPGEPPPLDDAEVDDWLPRFVVLQGPCLFFYLLSTDLSPQDSTLLADIVEVGSLPSYTREFDETHHCFYILTRQGLRFECSSTSKTQVDSWLSVLRHDCRFVPEERLPDGSSETAGGD
- the BNACNNG69550D gene encoding uncharacterized protein BNACNNG69550D isoform X5, whose protein sequence is MGDGTPRKLNILTDHFTVPTPTTEAAQEDSPSSPSSSHPKEDINISSSRSHSQGQSSTRRKLKRAAHMLNLFSLRRLPWVSDGQEKVELSAVELESLRSELSELEERESYLKAQLEHVDEVLRSARLSGYLFIRSRWEALPGEPPPLDDAEVDDWLPRFVVLQGPCLFFYLLSTDLSPQDSTLLADIVEVGSLPSYTREFDETHHCFYILTRQGLRFECSSTSKTQVRWIRGCRYCDMIVGLCQKKGYQMDQAKLLEGIEDCFTL